The Piliocolobus tephrosceles isolate RC106 chromosome 2, ASM277652v3, whole genome shotgun sequence genome window below encodes:
- the CGGBP1 gene encoding CGG triplet repeat-binding protein 1 — MERFVVTAPPARNRSKTALYVTPLDRVTEFGGELHEDGGKLFCTSCNVVLNHVRKSAISDHLKSKTHTKRKAEFEEQNVRKKQRPLTASLQCNSTAQTEKVSVIQDFVKMCLEANIPLEKADHPAVRAFLSRHVKNGGSIPKSDQLRRAYLPDGYENENQLLNSQDC; from the coding sequence ATGGAGCGATTTGTAGTAACAGCACCACCTGCTCGAAACCGTTCTAAGACTGCTTTGTATGTGACTCCCCTGGATCGAGTCACTGAGTTTGGAGGTGAGCTGCATGAGGATGGAGGAAAACTCTTCTGCACTTCTTGCAATGTGGTTCTGAATCATGTTCGCAAGTCTGCCATTAGTGACCACCTCAAGTCAAAGACTCATACCAAGAGGAAGGCAGAATTTGAAGAGCAGAATGTAAGAAAGAAGCAGAGGCCCCTAACTGCATCTCTTCAATGCAACAGTACTGCGCAAACAGAGAAAGTCAGTGTTATCCAGGACTTTGTGAAAATGTGCCTGGAAGCCAACATCCCACTTGAGAAGGCTGATCACCCAGCAGTCCGTGCTTTCCTATCTCGCCATGTGAAGAATGGAGGCTCCATACCTAAGTCAGACCAGCTACGGAGGGCATATCTTCCTGATGGATATGAGAATGAGAATCAACTCCTCAACTCACAAGATTGTTGA